The genomic region CGAACCTGCGGATAGCTTCCCGAGAGCTGGGCCGTGTAGCGAAGCTCCGCAACGCCGTCGAGCGTCTGCCCGCGCTGCGGGCGAAACGATGTTAGCGACACGCCTTGCTGGCGCGCATTGTCGGTCAGCTGGGCGAGCACCGCCGAGGTCACCGAGCGCGGATCGCCGGGCCAAAGGCGGGGCGCGGCGGCGGCTTGCGAGCTGCGCGTGCGCAGCGTCGCCGTCGTCGTATCCCGCAGGATCCGGCGGCGCATCAGCCGGTGCGCCCGCTCGGCGCTGGCGACGGTTGGCGCGGGGACCAGCAAAATATAGAGCAGGGCGGCGCTCATCAGAACGATGGACAGCAGGATCAGCGCGCTGGGGAGGATTTCATCCCGATTCTTGAAGTTGATCATTGCGCCGCTCCCGTCGTTTTCGTCGTGACCGTCGTTTTGCGCGCCGTGGCGGTCGTGGGCTTTTCGGGCGCCGGCATCGGCAGATTACCCACGCAGACGGCGGTCACATTGAACTGCACGACCGGGACGGCGCCGATCGTTCCGGTGCTCGCGAAGACGAGCTTGACATCGCGGAACCGAGGACTCGCGCCCAGCGCGTTGACGAACTGCGTGACGTCGCCGGAGGTCTTCGCCATACCGCGCGCTTGCAGCGCTTTTCCTCGCTCGACCCCGATTCCGGTAAGCCATGCGCCCGCTGGAAGCTGGTCCGCGACATAAGCGACGACATCGCTGAGCGGCTGCGCCGGCTCAAAGGCGCTGCGCATCGTATTCTCAATGTGGATGGCGGTCTGCGCCTTCTGCGTTTCCACCTCTTCGATGGCCTGCATCCGCTTGGACTGCCGCGCAAAGGACGTGTTGCTGCTTTGAACGGCGCGCGCCGCGTCGTTGCGGTCCAGAAATGCGAGAAGGCAGAGCAGGAGCGCCGAGACCGTCATCAGCGACGCCAGGCGCGTGCGCGCCGCGATCCGCTTCTTCGCCTCCAGAATCCGTTCTTCCGCCAGCTCGAAGGCGAATGCGGGCGCCTGGTCCAGCAGCGTCAGCAGATCGCTGCGGCTTGTCAGGCCCGAGGGGAGGGTGAGGTCCCCGGTCGCGACCAGCGGCAGCGCGCCCGACTGCGCCGCCGCCATCGTGCGCTGCGCCTCCACGGCCACATCGCTGTTCAAAGCGGCGAGGCGGCTAAATCGAATAATCCCGTCCTGTACGACGTCCAGCCCCAGGCCGCCGGGATCGGCGGCGGCGACAATGGCGTCCGGCGCGCCGGCGCTCGCGGCGGCGGCCGGCGCCGCGAGCGAGAGCGGCAGGATGCGCTCCGCGTGGACCCCGGCCTCGCGCAGCTCCGTTTTGAGCCGGCGCAGGTCGTCGGACCGGATCGCGCCGATCAGGGTCAAGTAACCCTCGCCGTTATGATCGGCGGTCTGCACGAAATCAAACGAGAGCTGGTCCGGCGGCAAAGGGAACAGCTGGGCCATCTGGATGCCGAGAATGCGGCGCAGGTCTTCCGGGGCGGCTTTGGGCAGGCGCGCCGTCTTGAGGAAGACAAGGCTGCGGCCGACTCCGACCAGCACGTTTTTGTTTCCGTTCCAAAACGAGCGCAGCTCCGGCAAAGCCGTGGCGGCGGCCCTGGCCCCGGTGGCGGCGTTGACCACCTCCACAAAGCCGGGAGTCCAGGAGACATGAATGGGAGGCGCGGCGGGACTGCGGCTCATTGCGCTCCTCCTGAGGTTGTTGTCGACGTTGTCGTCGTATTGGTGATCGTAAGCGCGTCCTGATTCGATGTGGCGCTGGCGCTCCAGTCCCACCAGGTCGGGACGCCGGGCGTATTCAGCTGCTGCCAGCTTAAGACCTGCG from Capsulimonas corticalis harbors:
- a CDS encoding PilN domain-containing protein, which codes for MSRSPAAPPIHVSWTPGFVEVVNAATGARAAATALPELRSFWNGNKNVLVGVGRSLVFLKTARLPKAAPEDLRRILGIQMAQLFPLPPDQLSFDFVQTADHNGEGYLTLIGAIRSDDLRRLKTELREAGVHAERILPLSLAAPAAAASAGAPDAIVAAADPGGLGLDVVQDGIIRFSRLAALNSDVAVEAQRTMAAAQSGALPLVATGDLTLPSGLTSRSDLLTLLDQAPAFAFELAEERILEAKKRIAARTRLASLMTVSALLLCLLAFLDRNDAARAVQSSNTSFARQSKRMQAIEEVETQKAQTAIHIENTMRSAFEPAQPLSDVVAYVADQLPAGAWLTGIGVERGKALQARGMAKTSGDVTQFVNALGASPRFRDVKLVFASTGTIGAVPVVQFNVTAVCVGNLPMPAPEKPTTATARKTTVTTKTTGAAQ